The nucleotide sequence CACAGGGCGTTAACCAGCGGCTTTCAGTGCGTTGATCTTGATCGAGTGCAGCAACTACAGGAAACCGCAAAGTGGCAGCCACTGCCTCGTGGCGCCATGAGCCACTTCGCCGAAACGGCTCGAGTCGCGAACTTACCCATGGGTAAGTTGCCGCTGCCCGGGGGACCGTTGAAGTGAAGGGATGTCGAACCGACCATGTCCATGCAACTGGCCTTGAGGCCGTACGTCACTGCAGGCGTCGCGATCGTCGGCGCGAGCGTCATCGCCGTGACGCCCATCGCGCCGCACCCGACGATGCCGGACCTGCGGCTGACCGCAGCCATCGACAATCCGGTCGCGGTGTTCGCGCCCGTCGTGTCCGCGGCGGGCAGCTGGCTGGACGGCGTGGTCAGGGCCGAGGTCGCCGACCCCTTTCCGATCCTCGCGCAGATCTTCCGCAATCAGCAGTACACCGTCGGCCAGATCGTCGCGTCGTTGAACGGCGCACGCGAAGGACTCCAGGGCATCGCCACGGGCCTGCCCGCGACGCTGCAGGCCGCGGGCGCACTGATCGCCGCGGGCGACATCAACGGCGCGATCAACAAGGTCATGAGTGACGGTCTGGCCCCCATCACGGCGCTCATCTTCAACACGTGGACTCCGCTGCAACCTGCGCTGCAGCGGCCCTTCGCCGTCCTCCAGGCCATGGTGCCGGCCCTCTTCGACGCCGGCCTCGCCCTGGTGCTCGGCACGATCAGCTCGACCGTGGGGCTCGGCTTCGTCTTCGGCGCACCGCCGTTCGTGCAACAACTGGTGACCGCCACGCAGAACGTGCTGGGCGCCATCGCCACGCTCGACCCGGTCAACGTCATCAACGCCATTCAGCACGGGATCGCCGACATTGCGCAGAACGCGATCGACCAGCTGCACACTTTCACCGACGTCGGCGGCACCATCGACGCCATCCGCAACGCCATCCTCAACGCGCTGCAGACCCCTGCCGCCGGCGCCGTGGTCACCGCCGCAGCGGGCAGCGCGGCCATCGCCGCGGTCCCCGACGTCTCGGCAACCCTCGTCGGCGTCTCCACGCCCGACGCGCCCGCCCGGGACGCCGCAGCCCCGGGGGCCGAGTCACCCCTCGCCGCGACTCCGTCCGCACCGGACGCCGTGACGGACGACGCCGCCACCGGAGAACCGGAGACCACCGCGACCGACCCGGTCGCCACGGAGGTTCCGCTCGCCGCCGACGCGCCGACCGAGGCGGTGGGCGCCGAGAGTCCGGTAGCCGACGGGGCCACCAGGGAGGAGGCCGGCGCGAGCGACGCGACGAGCGCGCCGAAGGGCTCCACCACGGTGGTCCGCGACAGCACCAAGGCCGTACCCGGCGCCGCGAACCCGGGTGTCGCGACGAACCCGACGACGGGCCACACCGGTGCGTCGACCACCGCCGGTGCCTCGAGCACGGACACGACGGACGCCGGCGACACCAGCGACGGCCCAGCCAAGGACCCGGGCGCCAAGGACCCGGGCGCCAAGGACTCGGGCACCGGGGGCGCCGAGGCCGCCTGACGCCGCGTCGCCCCGGGACCCTCGGGTTCCGGGGCGACGTCGCGTGAGCTAACCGTCCAGCCCCAGAGCGGCCAGCGCGCCGTCGACGGCCGCCGCCCGCAACCGGTCACGCGCTGCGTCCGGGAATTGCAGACAGCAGTCCTGCAGTCCGCCGAACGCGATGACGGCGCGCGTCGACTGCTCGAGCGTCGGCCTGCCGCCGAACACCAGTCGGGTGAGCCGCTCGCGCCAGGCGAGCAGGGAATCGATGAGGCCGAGATCGGCGAGGGTCGTCAACTCGGCAACCACCAGCACCAGGTCCGCCCGGTGCTTGTAGTGGAAGTCGAACCAGCCCTCGAGCAGTTCGCGGGGCGTGGCGCGGGACGCCCGCCGCCTGCGCTCCTGGGCCGCGACGAAGATCTCCCCCTCCTCCATCAGCGGTGTCAGGATGCTGCGGACGAGTTCGTCGCGGGACCCGAAGTGGTAGTACAGCGCGGGCTTGGTGATGCCGAGGCGGTCGGCGATGTCCTGCAGGCTGGTGCGCTGCACGCCCTTCTCGGTGAACAGTTCGCGTGCCACGGATTGAATGCGCTGCTTGGTGTCCGACGCCGGCTTGGCCACGGAGGCACCCTATCCGACTTAACGGTCGGTAAGCTGACCCGGAGTCACTTACCGACCGTTAAGTAAGGAGCGACATGGACGTACTGATCTCCGGCGCCAGCATCGCCGGCCCGGTCCTTGCCTACTGGCTCGCCGAGTACGGCGCCCGCGTCACGGTGGTGGAACGGGCCCCTGCGCTGCGTAAGACCGGCGGCCACGCCATCGACCTGTTCCGGCCCGCCATGGTGATCGCCGAGCGCATGGGCGTGCTGCCGCGCGTCGAGGCCCGCGCCACGGGCACCACCACCCTCACCGCCCACCGGCCGTGGACGTCCCGTCCGGTGCGGATGGACTACGTCAAGGTCGTCGGCGCCATGTCCGACCGGCACGTCGAGATCATGCGAGACGACCTCGGCGAGATCTTCTACGACGCGGGCGCCGACGGCGTCGACTACCGCTTCGGCGACCAGATCACCGAGATCGGCGACGACGGTGCGGTGACGTTCGCCGCCGGCGACACCCGCCGGTTCGACCTGATCGTCGGCGCCGACGGATTGCATTCCGGTGTCCGCAGGCTGGTCTTCGGCGAGGTCGTCGAGCGCTACCTCGGCAGCCACCTGGCGGTCGTCTCGGTGCCCAAGCACGTCGCCCACGACGGCGACCTCACCGGTTACTACGAACCGAACCGCGTGGCGATGGTCTATACCGCCGATCACCTCGACGATGCGCGGGCGGTCTTCCTGTTCCGGCCGAACACTCCACTGCACGTCCACCACCGCGACGTCGACGCTCAGAAGCGCGCACTCGCCGCGGCCTACGCCGGGGCGCCTTCGGAGGTCGGGCGCTGGCTCGCCGAGTTGAAGCACACGCCGGCCTTCTACTTCGACGCGATCACCCAGCTCGAGATGCCCAGCTGGTCGCGCGGTCGCGTCACGCTCGTCGGCGACGCGGGCTACTGCCCGGGACCCGCCGTCGGCGGGAGCACCAGCCTCGCGGTGTACGGCGCCTACGTGCTGGCGTGTGAAATCGCCCGTGCCGACGGTGATCCGGCGCGCGCCTTCGCCGCCTACGAGGCGCTCCTCAAGCCGTCGGTCCTCGGCAGCCGCGCGCTGGCACGCGTCAACGCGAAGGCCCTGCTCCCCGGGAGCCGGTG is from Mycolicibacterium grossiae and encodes:
- a CDS encoding TetR/AcrR family transcriptional regulator, encoding MAKPASDTKQRIQSVARELFTEKGVQRTSLQDIADRLGITKPALYYHFGSRDELVRSILTPLMEEGEIFVAAQERRRRASRATPRELLEGWFDFHYKHRADLVLVVAELTTLADLGLIDSLLAWRERLTRLVFGGRPTLEQSTRAVIAFGGLQDCCLQFPDAARDRLRAAAVDGALAALGLDG
- a CDS encoding FAD-dependent monooxygenase, translated to MDVLISGASIAGPVLAYWLAEYGARVTVVERAPALRKTGGHAIDLFRPAMVIAERMGVLPRVEARATGTTTLTAHRPWTSRPVRMDYVKVVGAMSDRHVEIMRDDLGEIFYDAGADGVDYRFGDQITEIGDDGAVTFAAGDTRRFDLIVGADGLHSGVRRLVFGEVVERYLGSHLAVVSVPKHVAHDGDLTGYYEPNRVAMVYTADHLDDARAVFLFRPNTPLHVHHRDVDAQKRALAAAYAGAPSEVGRWLAELKHTPAFYFDAITQLEMPSWSRGRVTLVGDAGYCPGPAVGGSTSLAVYGAYVLACEIARADGDPARAFAAYEALLKPSVLGSRALARVNAKALLPGSRWGVDALVTAGRTLSLLPRAVTGPLIRLNDKGIRLYDTMPLPEPVLTR